DNA from Thermoplasma acidophilum DSM 1728:
AACATAACATTTCCTGAACAGTTATACCGGGTTGTGATAAGAGAAACGGGGCTGCCTGCCGGATCCTCGTGGTATGTTGTTATAGATGGAAAGGCATACTATTCCAATGGAACAGAAATATCGATTTTGCTGCCAAACGGCAGATATTCGGTACAGTTTCCGAGCATACCGGGATACAAGGCCTCACCCCAGCAGACCGCAATTCTTGTCAGTGATCAGCCGGTGCAGTACACTGAGGCGTACACCTCAAACGCCAACTATGATTATTATCTTGGTGCGGGCATAATTATAGGAGCCATGATAACCGCGTTTGTCTTCTACATAGATCGCCGTAGGAGGTAAAGACATTTCACAATCTTTTGCCGGTTAATTCAACGATCATCGACACCGAGAGAATGTCCTCAAGTACGCTGTTTGATCTCGAAGACAGGAAGTAAAGGTGGTTGTTGTTGCCCTGAGGATCGATCATGGCAAAGAAAGATCGCATAAACTCCCTAGTGAGATCTGGATTGGGGCCATTGAAGTCGAATATCATGAGCCTGTCATATCCAACCAAGAATATATTTATACCTCGGAATGAGGCTTCTTCTCCGAATATCTCTGATGCAAGCTGGTGCCCGAGATTCCTAGATCTCTGAACGCTCCCAACGATCATCTTTGAGAAGTCAGCTATCTCAAAAAGATCTGTGTCTGGGACCTCCACCGCTATTCGGTTGGCCATCCTGCCATGGCCTTGGGTGTATATTATTATTTTCCTTCCATAGATTTCCCTGATCAGATCGGTGGCGGAGCGCTCCATATCGGCGTCGCTTCGATATTTCATCATAACTATATTACCGCTTTTGTTTCTGATCACGTTATTCCTCTGGATTGTTCTACGGCTTTGGCATATTAATCTTATTCTCCGCACGGATCGGACTTCGCTATTCTTGCCGATTGGGTCTAAATAGTATATTTTTAATCTATTTATTTGAATATTAAAATATGTATACCGATCCCAAAATTATACGACGAAATTTCAAATAGCGTTAAAAGATATCATATATGTAGAGGTGTATTAATGCCAGAAACTGAAGAAATTAGCAAAGGGCTTGAGGATGTCAATATAAAGTGGACAAGGCTCACGACCATCGACGGAAATAAGGGAATCCTGCGATACGGGGGCTATTCTGTCGAAGATATAATTGCCTCTGGGGCACAGGATGAGGAGATCCAGTATCTGTTCCTGTATGGGAACCTTCCAACTGAACAGGAGCTCAGAAAATACAAGGAAACCGTCCAGAAGGGTTATAAGATACCAGATTTTGTCATAAACGCCATAAGGCAGCTGCCAAGGGAATCGGATGCTGTGGCAATGCAGATGGCCGCGGTTGCAGCCATGGCAGCATCGGAGACAAAGTTCAAGTGGAACAAGGATACGGACAGAGACGTTGCAGCAGAAATGATCGGCAGGATGTCAGCGATAACCGTGAACGTGTACAGGCACATAATGAACATGCCGGCCGAGCTTCCGAAACCATCAGACAGCTACGCTGAGAGCTTCCTGAACGCTGCGTTTGGAAGGAAGGCAACAAAGGAAGAGATAGACGCCATGAATACGGCACTGATTCTCTACACAGACCATGAGGTGCCTGCATCTACCACGGCAGGCTTGGTCGCGGTATCAACCCTCTCAGACATGTACTCCGGCATAACTGCAGCTCTTGCGGCCCTCAAGGGTCCGCTGCATGGCGGTGCAGCTGAGGCAGCAATAGCGCAGTTCGATGAGATAAAGGATCCCGCCATGGTGGAGAAGTGGTTCAACGACAACATAATAAACGGAAAGAAGAGACTCATGGGCTTCGGCCACAGGGTATACAAGACCTACGATCCAAGGGCAAAGATATTCAAGGGCATCGCTGAGAAACTCTCCAGCAAGAAGCCAGAGGTGCACAAGGTATATGAGATCGCCACGAAGCTTGAAGACTTTGGCATCAAGGCATTCGGTTCAAAGGGCATATATCCGAACACGGATTACTTCTCCGGAATAGTATACATGTCCATAGGATTCCCGCTGAGGAACAACATATACACGGCGCTCTTCGCGCTATCCAGGGTTACAGGGTGGCAGGCACACTTCATAGA
Protein-coding regions in this window:
- the gltA gene encoding citrate synthase — protein: MPETEEISKGLEDVNIKWTRLTTIDGNKGILRYGGYSVEDIIASGAQDEEIQYLFLYGNLPTEQELRKYKETVQKGYKIPDFVINAIRQLPRESDAVAMQMAAVAAMAASETKFKWNKDTDRDVAAEMIGRMSAITVNVYRHIMNMPAELPKPSDSYAESFLNAAFGRKATKEEIDAMNTALILYTDHEVPASTTAGLVAVSTLSDMYSGITAALAALKGPLHGGAAEAAIAQFDEIKDPAMVEKWFNDNIINGKKRLMGFGHRVYKTYDPRAKIFKGIAEKLSSKKPEVHKVYEIATKLEDFGIKAFGSKGIYPNTDYFSGIVYMSIGFPLRNNIYTALFALSRVTGWQAHFIEYVEEQQRLIRPRAVYVGPAERKYVPIAERK